A window from Caldanaerobius fijiensis DSM 17918 encodes these proteins:
- the miaB gene encoding tRNA (N6-isopentenyl adenosine(37)-C2)-methylthiotransferase MiaB, translating into MKNNMDLKSVKEAVEDIKKLNEEYYKKTGVRKKYLIFTFGCQMNQHDSEVLSGMLEDMGYEETKDINDADVILFNTCAVREHAEVRALSRISQLKELKREKPDVVIGMSGCVVQEKGAIETIMKKLPYIDLVFGTHNIHEFPKILQQAIQSSNTIIDVWEGNGQVVENLPIKRTDKVKAFVNVTYGCDNFCTYCIVPYVRGRERSRKPEDIINEVRELARQGFKEVNLLGQNVNSYGRGLEEKVTFADLLRMINEIEGIERIRFTTSHPKDLTDDLIYAMRDCEKVCEHLHLPFQAGSNRILKAMNRRYTKEKYLDLIYKLRENIPNIALSTDIIVGFPGETDEDFEDTLDLVRTVRFDSAFTFIYSKRTGTPAAEMPNQVPDAVKHERFNRLVELQNKITAEKNAELVGNVYDVLVEEVSKKDPNKMTGRTRTNKLVHFVGDESIIGRLVNVKITASRGFTLEGEII; encoded by the coding sequence ATATCTGATTTTTACATTTGGTTGCCAGATGAATCAACATGATTCTGAGGTACTCAGCGGTATGCTCGAAGATATGGGATATGAAGAAACAAAAGATATAAATGACGCTGATGTCATACTTTTTAATACATGTGCCGTTAGAGAACACGCTGAAGTAAGGGCTCTTAGCAGGATATCTCAATTAAAAGAGCTAAAGCGAGAAAAACCTGATGTAGTAATAGGAATGAGTGGATGCGTCGTACAAGAAAAAGGCGCTATTGAAACCATAATGAAGAAATTACCTTACATTGATTTGGTTTTTGGAACTCATAATATTCACGAATTTCCAAAGATTTTGCAGCAAGCTATACAGTCTAGCAACACTATAATAGATGTATGGGAAGGAAATGGACAGGTAGTAGAAAATCTGCCTATAAAACGAACTGATAAAGTGAAGGCCTTTGTAAATGTAACTTATGGGTGTGATAATTTTTGCACTTACTGTATAGTACCTTATGTTAGAGGACGGGAACGAAGCAGGAAACCTGAGGATATAATCAATGAGGTAAGGGAATTAGCAAGACAAGGATTTAAAGAAGTAAATCTTTTAGGGCAGAATGTCAATTCTTATGGAAGAGGTCTTGAAGAAAAGGTGACTTTTGCAGATTTATTGAGGATGATCAATGAAATAGAAGGTATTGAGCGAATAAGGTTTACTACATCACATCCTAAAGACCTGACAGATGATTTAATATATGCCATGAGAGACTGCGAAAAGGTCTGTGAACACCTGCATTTACCTTTTCAAGCAGGGAGCAATCGTATCTTAAAGGCGATGAATAGAAGGTATACGAAAGAAAAATACCTAGATTTAATATATAAGCTAAGAGAAAATATTCCCAATATAGCTTTGAGTACAGACATAATTGTAGGATTTCCTGGAGAAACTGACGAAGACTTTGAAGATACTTTGGATTTGGTTCGAACTGTAAGATTTGATTCTGCTTTTACATTCATTTATTCCAAAAGAACAGGAACACCCGCAGCAGAGATGCCTAACCAGGTTCCAGATGCAGTGAAACATGAAAGATTTAATAGACTTGTAGAACTACAAAATAAGATCACAGCAGAAAAAAACGCAGAGCTTGTAGGTAACGTATATGATGTATTAGTAGAGGAAGTGAGTAAAAAAGATCCTAATAAGATGACAGGTAGAACCAGAACTAATAAATTAGTACATTTTGTAGGAGATGAATCCATAATCGGAAGACTTGTGAATGTGAAAATAACAGCTTCGCGAGGATTTACATTAGAGGGTGAGATAATATGA